A genomic window from Vanessa cardui chromosome Z, ilVanCard2.1, whole genome shotgun sequence includes:
- the LOC124543020 gene encoding PAN2-PAN3 deadenylation complex subunit PAN3 isoform X4 has protein sequence MDPSMFLQYSPPTGLPQESKLATYMSRSTSTPTRSLNQAMSNLSMESSPTAIKKTIITHPPPMPQPMPQPPPMMTHLPHPQMLIGEFVPINYFSPPPMPLPPESPQSSPPNPMVMPPVNTQVHQENVGGTTYFYSTNPDSMNASGLNAPPLNQSGGMVPEGCIGVPSAYASQMYAGVPAHMPPVPAQNKPGLAATFYTPETIRSEIYQRNEDVFLQPDIQLPETVEMYAELTPLEGGGAHALATSYRATHRASGEHYALRRLHACAAPPALLARAEPWRNVDHPNVVRLHRCFATTDFGDRSVVLVYDYHPACMTLMTKYLATGAPGGVTDGNGAFHDPFSSDPDAPRPYTHQKNAMLRAVACGALLPEAVLWSLLVQLTAGLRAIHTAGLACRSLDATKVVMNGCRIRIAWGGIADVIHNSNVDIAQAQQEDMTALGRLALGMACRTAHCDNLNACMDLVARSYSADLKNLILYLLSATTRRSVTDLMPMIGARFYTQFFRGNPPLLEQLKRRTPSPYPKEITWNKNEAPSNSGGPREARRRFRGAIGPRDRQWAPFAHPYQDGRGQRAPRQAEFGRELVGDWGPVHAEAFPGLLVPFGDGRWPPLARPGPSRQRPQQPRWGLARQGGANVARRAERSRSLLLGAEALSRSRFRGGDASGWGSPLAHSHRLLAGLAFLPSPVQSAMLLSMHVLNGVNWAPPDYDEIPFLPPIDELSLLNIS, from the exons ATGGATCCTTCGATGTTCCTGCAGTATTCACCGCCCACGGGGCTACCCCAGGAATCGAAGTTGGCTACCTATATG AGCCGTTCCACATCAACACCGACCAGGTCGCTGAACCAGGCTATGAGTAATCTCAGTATGGAGTCATCACCGACGgctattaaaaaa ACGATAATCACACACCCACCACCGATGCCTCAGCCGATGCCACAGCCACcg CCAATGATGACGCATTTGCCTCATCCCCAG ATGCTGATCGGCGAGTTCGTGCCGATCAACTACTTCAGCCCACCTCCGATGCCCTTGCCCCCGGAGTCCCCGCAGAGCTCCCCGCCGAACCCGATGGTCATGCCGCCCGTCAACACGCAAGTGCACCAG GAGAATGTCGGGGGAACCACTTACTTCTATTCCACGAACCCCGACAGCATGAACGCGTCCGGACTCAACGCGCCCCCTCTCAACCAATCCGGTGGCATGG TGCCGGAGGGCTGCATCGGGGTGCCGTCGGCCTACGCGTCCCAGATGTACGCGGGCGTGCCGGCGCACATGCCCCCCGTGCCCGCGCAGAACAAGCCAG GTCTTGCCGCTACATTCTACACGCCCGAGACCATCCGGTCGGAAATCTATCAACGAAATGAGGACGTGTTCCTGCAGCCGGACATAC AGCTGCCCGAGACGGTGGAGATGTACGCGGAGCTGACGCCGCTGGAGGGCGGCGGCGCGCACGCGCTGGCCACGTCGTACCGCGCCACGCACCGCGCCAGCGGCGAGCACTACGCGCTGCGGCGCCTGCACGCgtgcgccgcgccgcccgcgctgcTCGCCCGCGCCGAGCCCTGGCGGAACGTCGACCACCCCAACGTCGTGCGCCTGCACCGCTGCTTCGCCACCACCGACTTCGGCGACCGCT CCGTGGTGCTCGTGTACGACTACCACCCCGCGTGCATGACCCTGATGACCAAATACCTCGCGACCGGAGCGCCCGGCGGGGTGACCGATGGCAACGGAGCCTTCCACGACCCGTTCTCTTCCGACCCGGACGCGCCAAGGCCGTACACGCACCAG AAGAACGCAATGCTGCGCGCCGTGGCGTGCGGCGCGCTGCTGCCCGAGGCCGTGCTGTGGAGCCTGCTGGTGCAGCTCACGGCCGGTCTGCGCGCCATACACACGGCCGGCCTGGCTTGCAG GAGCCTCGATGCCACTAAGGTGGTGATGAACGGATGTCGCATCCGCATCGCGTGGGGCGGGATCGCCGACGTGATCCACAACAGCAACGTCGACATCGCTCAG GCGCAGCAAGAGGACATGACGGCGCTCGGGCGGCTGGCGCTGGGCATGGCGTGCCGCACCGCGCACTGCGACAACCTCAACGCCTGCATGGACCTCGTGGCGCGCTCCTACTCCGCCGACCTCAAGAACCTCATACT ATACCTGCTGTCGGCCACGACGCGGCGCTCCGTCACGGACCTGATGCCGATGATAGGTGCGCGATTTTACACGCAG TTTTTTCGAGGAA ACCCTCCTCTGCTGGAGCAGCTGAAGCGTAGGACTCCGTCTCCTTACCCAAAAGAAATTACTTGGAATAAAAATGAAGCGCCATCAAATA GTGGAGGCCCTCGAGAGGCGCGCAGACGCTTTCGAGGAGCAATTGGCCCGCGAGATCGACAATGGGCGCCTTTTGCGCATCCTTATCAAGATGGGCGTGGTCAACGAGCGCCCCGA CAGGCTGAATTTGGACGCGAGCTGGTCGGAGACTGGGGACCGGTACATGCTGAAGCTTTTCCGGGACTACTTGTTCCATTCGGTGACGGCAGATGGCCGCCCCTGGCTCGACCAGGCCCATCTCGCCAGCGCCCTCAACAGCCTCGATGGGGGCTCGCTCGCCAAG GTGGAGCTAATGTCGCGCGACGAGCAGAGCGTTCTCGTAGTCTCCTACTCGGAGCTGAAGCACTGTCTCGAAGCCGCTTTCGAGGAGGTGATGCAAGCGGCTGGGGCAGCCCCCTAGCCCACAGCCACCGGCTTCTTGCCGGCCTAGCTTTTTTACCCAGCCCCGTACAGAGTGCAATGCTGTTGTCTATGCATGTGCTTAACGGGGTAAACTGGGCACCGCCCGACTACGACGAAATCCCCTTCCTTCCGCCCATAGACGAGCTCTCGTTGTTGAATATATCGTAA
- the LOC124543020 gene encoding PAN2-PAN3 deadenylation complex subunit PAN3 isoform X1, translating into MDPSMFLQYSPPTGLPQESKLATYMSRSTSTPTRSLNQAMSNLSMESSPTAIKKTIITHPPPMPQPMPQPPPMMTHLPHPQFSPGTPLQAILAHAPPPQMLIGEFVPINYFSPPPMPLPPESPQSSPPNPMVMPPVNTQVHQENVGGTTYFYSTNPDSMNASGLNAPPLNQSGGMVPEGCIGVPSAYASQMYAGVPAHMPPVPAQNKPGLAATFYTPETIRSEIYQRNEDVFLQPDIQLPETVEMYAELTPLEGGGAHALATSYRATHRASGEHYALRRLHACAAPPALLARAEPWRNVDHPNVVRLHRCFATTDFGDRSVVLVYDYHPACMTLMTKYLATGAPGGVTDGNGAFHDPFSSDPDAPRPYTHQKNAMLRAVACGALLPEAVLWSLLVQLTAGLRAIHTAGLACRSLDATKVVMNGCRIRIAWGGIADVIHNSNVDIAQAQQEDMTALGRLALGMACRTAHCDNLNACMDLVARSYSADLKNLILYLLSATTRRSVTDLMPMIGARFYTQFFRGNPPLLEQLKRRTPSPYPKEITWNKNEAPSNSGGPREARRRFRGAIGPRDRQWAPFAHPYQDGRGQRAPRQAEFGRELVGDWGPVHAEAFPGLLVPFGDGRWPPLARPGPSRQRPQQPRWGLARQGGANVARRAERSRSLLLGAEALSRSRFRGGDASGWGSPLAHSHRLLAGLAFLPSPVQSAMLLSMHVLNGVNWAPPDYDEIPFLPPIDELSLLNIS; encoded by the exons ATGGATCCTTCGATGTTCCTGCAGTATTCACCGCCCACGGGGCTACCCCAGGAATCGAAGTTGGCTACCTATATG AGCCGTTCCACATCAACACCGACCAGGTCGCTGAACCAGGCTATGAGTAATCTCAGTATGGAGTCATCACCGACGgctattaaaaaa ACGATAATCACACACCCACCACCGATGCCTCAGCCGATGCCACAGCCACcg CCAATGATGACGCATTTGCCTCATCCCCAG TTCTCTCCCGGGACGCCGCTGCAGGCGATCCTCGCGCATGCACCGCCCCCGCAG ATGCTGATCGGCGAGTTCGTGCCGATCAACTACTTCAGCCCACCTCCGATGCCCTTGCCCCCGGAGTCCCCGCAGAGCTCCCCGCCGAACCCGATGGTCATGCCGCCCGTCAACACGCAAGTGCACCAG GAGAATGTCGGGGGAACCACTTACTTCTATTCCACGAACCCCGACAGCATGAACGCGTCCGGACTCAACGCGCCCCCTCTCAACCAATCCGGTGGCATGG TGCCGGAGGGCTGCATCGGGGTGCCGTCGGCCTACGCGTCCCAGATGTACGCGGGCGTGCCGGCGCACATGCCCCCCGTGCCCGCGCAGAACAAGCCAG GTCTTGCCGCTACATTCTACACGCCCGAGACCATCCGGTCGGAAATCTATCAACGAAATGAGGACGTGTTCCTGCAGCCGGACATAC AGCTGCCCGAGACGGTGGAGATGTACGCGGAGCTGACGCCGCTGGAGGGCGGCGGCGCGCACGCGCTGGCCACGTCGTACCGCGCCACGCACCGCGCCAGCGGCGAGCACTACGCGCTGCGGCGCCTGCACGCgtgcgccgcgccgcccgcgctgcTCGCCCGCGCCGAGCCCTGGCGGAACGTCGACCACCCCAACGTCGTGCGCCTGCACCGCTGCTTCGCCACCACCGACTTCGGCGACCGCT CCGTGGTGCTCGTGTACGACTACCACCCCGCGTGCATGACCCTGATGACCAAATACCTCGCGACCGGAGCGCCCGGCGGGGTGACCGATGGCAACGGAGCCTTCCACGACCCGTTCTCTTCCGACCCGGACGCGCCAAGGCCGTACACGCACCAG AAGAACGCAATGCTGCGCGCCGTGGCGTGCGGCGCGCTGCTGCCCGAGGCCGTGCTGTGGAGCCTGCTGGTGCAGCTCACGGCCGGTCTGCGCGCCATACACACGGCCGGCCTGGCTTGCAG GAGCCTCGATGCCACTAAGGTGGTGATGAACGGATGTCGCATCCGCATCGCGTGGGGCGGGATCGCCGACGTGATCCACAACAGCAACGTCGACATCGCTCAG GCGCAGCAAGAGGACATGACGGCGCTCGGGCGGCTGGCGCTGGGCATGGCGTGCCGCACCGCGCACTGCGACAACCTCAACGCCTGCATGGACCTCGTGGCGCGCTCCTACTCCGCCGACCTCAAGAACCTCATACT ATACCTGCTGTCGGCCACGACGCGGCGCTCCGTCACGGACCTGATGCCGATGATAGGTGCGCGATTTTACACGCAG TTTTTTCGAGGAA ACCCTCCTCTGCTGGAGCAGCTGAAGCGTAGGACTCCGTCTCCTTACCCAAAAGAAATTACTTGGAATAAAAATGAAGCGCCATCAAATA GTGGAGGCCCTCGAGAGGCGCGCAGACGCTTTCGAGGAGCAATTGGCCCGCGAGATCGACAATGGGCGCCTTTTGCGCATCCTTATCAAGATGGGCGTGGTCAACGAGCGCCCCGA CAGGCTGAATTTGGACGCGAGCTGGTCGGAGACTGGGGACCGGTACATGCTGAAGCTTTTCCGGGACTACTTGTTCCATTCGGTGACGGCAGATGGCCGCCCCTGGCTCGACCAGGCCCATCTCGCCAGCGCCCTCAACAGCCTCGATGGGGGCTCGCTCGCCAAG GTGGAGCTAATGTCGCGCGACGAGCAGAGCGTTCTCGTAGTCTCCTACTCGGAGCTGAAGCACTGTCTCGAAGCCGCTTTCGAGGAGGTGATGCAAGCGGCTGGGGCAGCCCCCTAGCCCACAGCCACCGGCTTCTTGCCGGCCTAGCTTTTTTACCCAGCCCCGTACAGAGTGCAATGCTGTTGTCTATGCATGTGCTTAACGGGGTAAACTGGGCACCGCCCGACTACGACGAAATCCCCTTCCTTCCGCCCATAGACGAGCTCTCGTTGTTGAATATATCGTAA
- the LOC124543020 gene encoding PAN2-PAN3 deadenylation complex subunit PAN3 isoform X10 yields the protein MDPSMFLQYSPPTGLPQESKLATYMSRSTSTPTRSLNQAMSNLSMESSPTAIKKMLIGEFVPINYFSPPPMPLPPESPQSSPPNPMVMPPVNTQVHQENVGGTTYFYSTNPDSMNASGLNAPPLNQSGGMVPEGCIGVPSAYASQMYAGVPAHMPPVPAQNKPGLAATFYTPETIRSEIYQRNEDVFLQPDIQLPETVEMYAELTPLEGGGAHALATSYRATHRASGEHYALRRLHACAAPPALLARAEPWRNVDHPNVVRLHRCFATTDFGDRSVVLVYDYHPACMTLMTKYLATGAPGGVTDGNGAFHDPFSSDPDAPRPYTHQKNAMLRAVACGALLPEAVLWSLLVQLTAGLRAIHTAGLACRSLDATKVVMNGCRIRIAWGGIADVIHNSNVDIAQAQQEDMTALGRLALGMACRTAHCDNLNACMDLVARSYSADLKNLILYLLSATTRRSVTDLMPMIGARFYTQVEALERRADAFEEQLAREIDNGRLLRILIKMGVVNERPELNLDASWSETGDRYMLKLFRDYLFHSVTADGRPWLDQAHLASALNSLDGGSLAKVELMSRDEQSVLVVSYSELKHCLEAAFEEVMQAAGAAP from the exons ATGGATCCTTCGATGTTCCTGCAGTATTCACCGCCCACGGGGCTACCCCAGGAATCGAAGTTGGCTACCTATATG AGCCGTTCCACATCAACACCGACCAGGTCGCTGAACCAGGCTATGAGTAATCTCAGTATGGAGTCATCACCGACGgctattaaaaaa ATGCTGATCGGCGAGTTCGTGCCGATCAACTACTTCAGCCCACCTCCGATGCCCTTGCCCCCGGAGTCCCCGCAGAGCTCCCCGCCGAACCCGATGGTCATGCCGCCCGTCAACACGCAAGTGCACCAG GAGAATGTCGGGGGAACCACTTACTTCTATTCCACGAACCCCGACAGCATGAACGCGTCCGGACTCAACGCGCCCCCTCTCAACCAATCCGGTGGCATGG TGCCGGAGGGCTGCATCGGGGTGCCGTCGGCCTACGCGTCCCAGATGTACGCGGGCGTGCCGGCGCACATGCCCCCCGTGCCCGCGCAGAACAAGCCAG GTCTTGCCGCTACATTCTACACGCCCGAGACCATCCGGTCGGAAATCTATCAACGAAATGAGGACGTGTTCCTGCAGCCGGACATAC AGCTGCCCGAGACGGTGGAGATGTACGCGGAGCTGACGCCGCTGGAGGGCGGCGGCGCGCACGCGCTGGCCACGTCGTACCGCGCCACGCACCGCGCCAGCGGCGAGCACTACGCGCTGCGGCGCCTGCACGCgtgcgccgcgccgcccgcgctgcTCGCCCGCGCCGAGCCCTGGCGGAACGTCGACCACCCCAACGTCGTGCGCCTGCACCGCTGCTTCGCCACCACCGACTTCGGCGACCGCT CCGTGGTGCTCGTGTACGACTACCACCCCGCGTGCATGACCCTGATGACCAAATACCTCGCGACCGGAGCGCCCGGCGGGGTGACCGATGGCAACGGAGCCTTCCACGACCCGTTCTCTTCCGACCCGGACGCGCCAAGGCCGTACACGCACCAG AAGAACGCAATGCTGCGCGCCGTGGCGTGCGGCGCGCTGCTGCCCGAGGCCGTGCTGTGGAGCCTGCTGGTGCAGCTCACGGCCGGTCTGCGCGCCATACACACGGCCGGCCTGGCTTGCAG GAGCCTCGATGCCACTAAGGTGGTGATGAACGGATGTCGCATCCGCATCGCGTGGGGCGGGATCGCCGACGTGATCCACAACAGCAACGTCGACATCGCTCAG GCGCAGCAAGAGGACATGACGGCGCTCGGGCGGCTGGCGCTGGGCATGGCGTGCCGCACCGCGCACTGCGACAACCTCAACGCCTGCATGGACCTCGTGGCGCGCTCCTACTCCGCCGACCTCAAGAACCTCATACT ATACCTGCTGTCGGCCACGACGCGGCGCTCCGTCACGGACCTGATGCCGATGATAGGTGCGCGATTTTACACGCAG GTGGAGGCCCTCGAGAGGCGCGCAGACGCTTTCGAGGAGCAATTGGCCCGCGAGATCGACAATGGGCGCCTTTTGCGCATCCTTATCAAGATGGGCGTGGTCAACGAGCGCCCCGA GCTGAATTTGGACGCGAGCTGGTCGGAGACTGGGGACCGGTACATGCTGAAGCTTTTCCGGGACTACTTGTTCCATTCGGTGACGGCAGATGGCCGCCCCTGGCTCGACCAGGCCCATCTCGCCAGCGCCCTCAACAGCCTCGATGGGGGCTCGCTCGCCAAG GTGGAGCTAATGTCGCGCGACGAGCAGAGCGTTCTCGTAGTCTCCTACTCGGAGCTGAAGCACTGTCTCGAAGCCGCTTTCGAGGAGGTGATGCAAGCGGCTGGGGCAGCCCCCTAG
- the LOC124543020 gene encoding PAN2-PAN3 deadenylation complex subunit PAN3 isoform X3, whose translation MDPSMFLQYSPPTGLPQESKLATYMSRSTSTPTRSLNQAMSNLSMESSPTAIKKTIITHPPPMPQPMPQPPPMMTHLPHPQAILAHAPPPQMLIGEFVPINYFSPPPMPLPPESPQSSPPNPMVMPPVNTQVHQENVGGTTYFYSTNPDSMNASGLNAPPLNQSGGMVPEGCIGVPSAYASQMYAGVPAHMPPVPAQNKPGLAATFYTPETIRSEIYQRNEDVFLQPDIQLPETVEMYAELTPLEGGGAHALATSYRATHRASGEHYALRRLHACAAPPALLARAEPWRNVDHPNVVRLHRCFATTDFGDRSVVLVYDYHPACMTLMTKYLATGAPGGVTDGNGAFHDPFSSDPDAPRPYTHQKNAMLRAVACGALLPEAVLWSLLVQLTAGLRAIHTAGLACRSLDATKVVMNGCRIRIAWGGIADVIHNSNVDIAQAQQEDMTALGRLALGMACRTAHCDNLNACMDLVARSYSADLKNLILYLLSATTRRSVTDLMPMIGARFYTQFFRGNPPLLEQLKRRTPSPYPKEITWNKNEAPSNSGGPREARRRFRGAIGPRDRQWAPFAHPYQDGRGQRAPRQAEFGRELVGDWGPVHAEAFPGLLVPFGDGRWPPLARPGPSRQRPQQPRWGLARQGGANVARRAERSRSLLLGAEALSRSRFRGGDASGWGSPLAHSHRLLAGLAFLPSPVQSAMLLSMHVLNGVNWAPPDYDEIPFLPPIDELSLLNIS comes from the exons ATGGATCCTTCGATGTTCCTGCAGTATTCACCGCCCACGGGGCTACCCCAGGAATCGAAGTTGGCTACCTATATG AGCCGTTCCACATCAACACCGACCAGGTCGCTGAACCAGGCTATGAGTAATCTCAGTATGGAGTCATCACCGACGgctattaaaaaa ACGATAATCACACACCCACCACCGATGCCTCAGCCGATGCCACAGCCACcg CCAATGATGACGCATTTGCCTCATCCCCAG GCGATCCTCGCGCATGCACCGCCCCCGCAG ATGCTGATCGGCGAGTTCGTGCCGATCAACTACTTCAGCCCACCTCCGATGCCCTTGCCCCCGGAGTCCCCGCAGAGCTCCCCGCCGAACCCGATGGTCATGCCGCCCGTCAACACGCAAGTGCACCAG GAGAATGTCGGGGGAACCACTTACTTCTATTCCACGAACCCCGACAGCATGAACGCGTCCGGACTCAACGCGCCCCCTCTCAACCAATCCGGTGGCATGG TGCCGGAGGGCTGCATCGGGGTGCCGTCGGCCTACGCGTCCCAGATGTACGCGGGCGTGCCGGCGCACATGCCCCCCGTGCCCGCGCAGAACAAGCCAG GTCTTGCCGCTACATTCTACACGCCCGAGACCATCCGGTCGGAAATCTATCAACGAAATGAGGACGTGTTCCTGCAGCCGGACATAC AGCTGCCCGAGACGGTGGAGATGTACGCGGAGCTGACGCCGCTGGAGGGCGGCGGCGCGCACGCGCTGGCCACGTCGTACCGCGCCACGCACCGCGCCAGCGGCGAGCACTACGCGCTGCGGCGCCTGCACGCgtgcgccgcgccgcccgcgctgcTCGCCCGCGCCGAGCCCTGGCGGAACGTCGACCACCCCAACGTCGTGCGCCTGCACCGCTGCTTCGCCACCACCGACTTCGGCGACCGCT CCGTGGTGCTCGTGTACGACTACCACCCCGCGTGCATGACCCTGATGACCAAATACCTCGCGACCGGAGCGCCCGGCGGGGTGACCGATGGCAACGGAGCCTTCCACGACCCGTTCTCTTCCGACCCGGACGCGCCAAGGCCGTACACGCACCAG AAGAACGCAATGCTGCGCGCCGTGGCGTGCGGCGCGCTGCTGCCCGAGGCCGTGCTGTGGAGCCTGCTGGTGCAGCTCACGGCCGGTCTGCGCGCCATACACACGGCCGGCCTGGCTTGCAG GAGCCTCGATGCCACTAAGGTGGTGATGAACGGATGTCGCATCCGCATCGCGTGGGGCGGGATCGCCGACGTGATCCACAACAGCAACGTCGACATCGCTCAG GCGCAGCAAGAGGACATGACGGCGCTCGGGCGGCTGGCGCTGGGCATGGCGTGCCGCACCGCGCACTGCGACAACCTCAACGCCTGCATGGACCTCGTGGCGCGCTCCTACTCCGCCGACCTCAAGAACCTCATACT ATACCTGCTGTCGGCCACGACGCGGCGCTCCGTCACGGACCTGATGCCGATGATAGGTGCGCGATTTTACACGCAG TTTTTTCGAGGAA ACCCTCCTCTGCTGGAGCAGCTGAAGCGTAGGACTCCGTCTCCTTACCCAAAAGAAATTACTTGGAATAAAAATGAAGCGCCATCAAATA GTGGAGGCCCTCGAGAGGCGCGCAGACGCTTTCGAGGAGCAATTGGCCCGCGAGATCGACAATGGGCGCCTTTTGCGCATCCTTATCAAGATGGGCGTGGTCAACGAGCGCCCCGA CAGGCTGAATTTGGACGCGAGCTGGTCGGAGACTGGGGACCGGTACATGCTGAAGCTTTTCCGGGACTACTTGTTCCATTCGGTGACGGCAGATGGCCGCCCCTGGCTCGACCAGGCCCATCTCGCCAGCGCCCTCAACAGCCTCGATGGGGGCTCGCTCGCCAAG GTGGAGCTAATGTCGCGCGACGAGCAGAGCGTTCTCGTAGTCTCCTACTCGGAGCTGAAGCACTGTCTCGAAGCCGCTTTCGAGGAGGTGATGCAAGCGGCTGGGGCAGCCCCCTAGCCCACAGCCACCGGCTTCTTGCCGGCCTAGCTTTTTTACCCAGCCCCGTACAGAGTGCAATGCTGTTGTCTATGCATGTGCTTAACGGGGTAAACTGGGCACCGCCCGACTACGACGAAATCCCCTTCCTTCCGCCCATAGACGAGCTCTCGTTGTTGAATATATCGTAA
- the LOC124543020 gene encoding PAN2-PAN3 deadenylation complex subunit PAN3 isoform X7 has translation MDPSMFLQYSPPTGLPQESKLATYMSRSTSTPTRSLNQAMSNLSMESSPTAIKKMLIGEFVPINYFSPPPMPLPPESPQSSPPNPMVMPPVNTQVHQENVGGTTYFYSTNPDSMNASGLNAPPLNQSGGMVPEGCIGVPSAYASQMYAGVPAHMPPVPAQNKPGLAATFYTPETIRSEIYQRNEDVFLQPDIQLPETVEMYAELTPLEGGGAHALATSYRATHRASGEHYALRRLHACAAPPALLARAEPWRNVDHPNVVRLHRCFATTDFGDRSVVLVYDYHPACMTLMTKYLATGAPGGVTDGNGAFHDPFSSDPDAPRPYTHQKNAMLRAVACGALLPEAVLWSLLVQLTAGLRAIHTAGLACRSLDATKVVMNGCRIRIAWGGIADVIHNSNVDIAQAQQEDMTALGRLALGMACRTAHCDNLNACMDLVARSYSADLKNLILYLLSATTRRSVTDLMPMIGARFYTQFFRGNPPLLEQLKRRTPSPYPKEITWNKNEAPSNSGGPREARRRFRGAIGPRDRQWAPFAHPYQDGRGQRAPRQAEFGRELVGDWGPVHAEAFPGLLVPFGDGRWPPLARPGPSRQRPQQPRWGLARQGGANVARRAERSRSLLLGAEALSRSRFRGGDASGWGSPLAHSHRLLAGLAFLPSPVQSAMLLSMHVLNGVNWAPPDYDEIPFLPPIDELSLLNIS, from the exons ATGGATCCTTCGATGTTCCTGCAGTATTCACCGCCCACGGGGCTACCCCAGGAATCGAAGTTGGCTACCTATATG AGCCGTTCCACATCAACACCGACCAGGTCGCTGAACCAGGCTATGAGTAATCTCAGTATGGAGTCATCACCGACGgctattaaaaaa ATGCTGATCGGCGAGTTCGTGCCGATCAACTACTTCAGCCCACCTCCGATGCCCTTGCCCCCGGAGTCCCCGCAGAGCTCCCCGCCGAACCCGATGGTCATGCCGCCCGTCAACACGCAAGTGCACCAG GAGAATGTCGGGGGAACCACTTACTTCTATTCCACGAACCCCGACAGCATGAACGCGTCCGGACTCAACGCGCCCCCTCTCAACCAATCCGGTGGCATGG TGCCGGAGGGCTGCATCGGGGTGCCGTCGGCCTACGCGTCCCAGATGTACGCGGGCGTGCCGGCGCACATGCCCCCCGTGCCCGCGCAGAACAAGCCAG GTCTTGCCGCTACATTCTACACGCCCGAGACCATCCGGTCGGAAATCTATCAACGAAATGAGGACGTGTTCCTGCAGCCGGACATAC AGCTGCCCGAGACGGTGGAGATGTACGCGGAGCTGACGCCGCTGGAGGGCGGCGGCGCGCACGCGCTGGCCACGTCGTACCGCGCCACGCACCGCGCCAGCGGCGAGCACTACGCGCTGCGGCGCCTGCACGCgtgcgccgcgccgcccgcgctgcTCGCCCGCGCCGAGCCCTGGCGGAACGTCGACCACCCCAACGTCGTGCGCCTGCACCGCTGCTTCGCCACCACCGACTTCGGCGACCGCT CCGTGGTGCTCGTGTACGACTACCACCCCGCGTGCATGACCCTGATGACCAAATACCTCGCGACCGGAGCGCCCGGCGGGGTGACCGATGGCAACGGAGCCTTCCACGACCCGTTCTCTTCCGACCCGGACGCGCCAAGGCCGTACACGCACCAG AAGAACGCAATGCTGCGCGCCGTGGCGTGCGGCGCGCTGCTGCCCGAGGCCGTGCTGTGGAGCCTGCTGGTGCAGCTCACGGCCGGTCTGCGCGCCATACACACGGCCGGCCTGGCTTGCAG GAGCCTCGATGCCACTAAGGTGGTGATGAACGGATGTCGCATCCGCATCGCGTGGGGCGGGATCGCCGACGTGATCCACAACAGCAACGTCGACATCGCTCAG GCGCAGCAAGAGGACATGACGGCGCTCGGGCGGCTGGCGCTGGGCATGGCGTGCCGCACCGCGCACTGCGACAACCTCAACGCCTGCATGGACCTCGTGGCGCGCTCCTACTCCGCCGACCTCAAGAACCTCATACT ATACCTGCTGTCGGCCACGACGCGGCGCTCCGTCACGGACCTGATGCCGATGATAGGTGCGCGATTTTACACGCAG TTTTTTCGAGGAA ACCCTCCTCTGCTGGAGCAGCTGAAGCGTAGGACTCCGTCTCCTTACCCAAAAGAAATTACTTGGAATAAAAATGAAGCGCCATCAAATA GTGGAGGCCCTCGAGAGGCGCGCAGACGCTTTCGAGGAGCAATTGGCCCGCGAGATCGACAATGGGCGCCTTTTGCGCATCCTTATCAAGATGGGCGTGGTCAACGAGCGCCCCGA CAGGCTGAATTTGGACGCGAGCTGGTCGGAGACTGGGGACCGGTACATGCTGAAGCTTTTCCGGGACTACTTGTTCCATTCGGTGACGGCAGATGGCCGCCCCTGGCTCGACCAGGCCCATCTCGCCAGCGCCCTCAACAGCCTCGATGGGGGCTCGCTCGCCAAG GTGGAGCTAATGTCGCGCGACGAGCAGAGCGTTCTCGTAGTCTCCTACTCGGAGCTGAAGCACTGTCTCGAAGCCGCTTTCGAGGAGGTGATGCAAGCGGCTGGGGCAGCCCCCTAGCCCACAGCCACCGGCTTCTTGCCGGCCTAGCTTTTTTACCCAGCCCCGTACAGAGTGCAATGCTGTTGTCTATGCATGTGCTTAACGGGGTAAACTGGGCACCGCCCGACTACGACGAAATCCCCTTCCTTCCGCCCATAGACGAGCTCTCGTTGTTGAATATATCGTAA